The Stigmatella erecta DNA window GCCCACTTCCAGCGCGTCACCCGAAGCGGCAGCTCGGCCGACTGCCCTTCATTGCCAGCCCGGTCTTGGCCCTTGGCCCGGAACACCATGGCGCCTCGGAAACCACTCATCTCCGGAACGGAGAGGTCCACGGCCTTTTCACCGCAGACAGGCTGGCCGCCGGGGCACGAGGTTCTCCGCTGCATGTCAACCGTAACGGGAGCTTCGGTTCGGCCGGGTGTTCCTTCGGGCCCAATTCCAACCACTATCAATTGGGCCTGCGTCACCGTGTCATCGTTGGATGAGACCGTCACCGTCACGATTTCATCCCTGCGGAACGCGCTCTCGTATCCTGCCGTGGGCTCCTTTTGTTCGGCTTGCACACCCACACTTCCTGGAGCCCGGACAGTTGGGTTCGAAGAGCCAATGGTGAACGAGGGGGCCACGGTGTCCACATCGACGATGGCTGTGGCGCTCAAGCCTGCCTCTGTGTAGGCCACAGTCACGGTGACTTCTTCATCCAGGTTCGGCACCGTCCACAGCGCCGTGTACTGATTGCCATTGCGCGTGGGGGTGCCAATCGAGCCAGCAGGGCTTCCATCCTTCTTTGTGGCCGTGAAGGCGAGCACGGGCCACTGCGCCTCCGTGACGTACTTCTCCGTCAATTCCGCGATGATGGGGATGGTCCCACCATTCAGCGATGCCCCGTTGGCGGGTTCCTTGAGGGTCAACGCCGAGAAGCGTTGCTGGCAGCCCTCCGTCGTGCACACCTGATACGGGAGGCACTCGTCCGTGCACTCGCTGGGGTCAACGATGTCCGGCTTCTTGCGGCAGAAACCTTCTCCGTTGATTGGCTCACAGACACCGTTGGGGCCGCATTCGTCATCTGCGACACACGGCTTGCCCTCGAACTCGGTGCATGCGGCCAGCGCCCCCATCAAGAACGCTGTGCTCAGGAGTTTTCGCCACATCACGGATCTCCCCAAACCTTTTGACGGCCCACCGGCGGTGGATACCATGGGCCTCCTGTTCACGAAAGGTTGAGACACTGCCTCAACCCCTCCTCTTTCTCGCGCCCGACACGAGGGCATTCATGCCGAACCGTCTCTCTTCTCACGGCTTCCTGCTCGCCCTCGCCGCTGCGCTCCTGTTCCCCGTGGCGGGGGCCCAGGCCGCCGAGCGAGAGCGCATCGCCCTCCATCCCTGTGTCATCACCGGCAACAAGAAGGCCTCTACCCCGGACCTTCAGCTCGCCTGTGTCACCGCCGCCGTCCGCGACAACATCGATTTTGTCTCCTCCACGGACGTCAACGCCTTCTTCGACTCGGAGAAGCCGAAGGACGCCCCCAAGAAGGGCAAGCGCAAGGAGGTTCCCGTCTCCTGTGCCACGAAGCGTACGCCCAAGGAACGGGATGCCTGCCTGGGCCGCCTCGCCGCCACCACCCAGGCCGCCCGTTCCCTCTACCTGAGCATCCACTTCACCTACGTCCGCGGGGCGCTCAAGGGCACCCGCATCACCGGGCGCGCCGTGGATGCCTCCGGCAAGCTCGTCGAGGAGAAGCTCAAGGAGCTGATTCTCTCGTCCCCCGTCCCCCCCGAGCCCGAACTCGTCCGCTCGGCGGTCTCCCAGCTCCTGGACCAGCTCGAGACGACCCGGGCGCCCACCCCGGAGTTCATCCCTCAGTCACTCACGGACCGTCCCATCGAGCCGGATCTTCCGCCCGCCGTGGCCCAGCCCACCCCGGCTGTTCCGCCCCTGAAGGCCGAGCCCCCTCCCCCGCCGCGTCCCCGGGGGCGCACGTGGATGACGCCCGTGGGCATCGCCGCGGGCGGTGTGGGCGTCGTGGGCCTGGGCGTCGCCACCGCCTTCCTGCTCGGCGCCGACTCCAAGGCCAAGGACTTCAACAGCGCCTTCGCTGGCGATTCCCTCCCCACCGCCAGTGAGCTTCCCGGGCTGATTCAGCTCCGCGAGGACGGCGAGTCCCAGCGCAAGAACGGCAAGGTGCTCATGATTGCCGGCGGCGCCCTGCTGGCCGCGGGCGGCGCCCTCTTCGGCGTCGACACCGCCCTCAAGGACAAGAAGTCCCCGCCGTCCGCGGGCACGGCCCGCGTCCTCGCGGGGCCCGGCCAGGTGGGCCTGCTCGTCGTCCTGCCGTGAGGTGAAGCCCTGGGGGACCCGGCGCCGCTCCAGCGGCGCCCGGGCCTACTCGCCCAGGTACGCCTTGCGGACCTCGGGGCTCTCCAGCAGCGCCTTGCCCGGCCCCGCCATCACCACCTCACCCGTCTCCAGCACGTAGCCGTAGTGCGCCATGTTCAGCGCCAGGTGCGCGTTCTGCTCCACCAGCAGGATGCTCATGCCCGTGGTGTTCACCTCCCGCAGCGTGCGGAAGATGGTCTCCGTCACCTGGGGCGCCAGCCCCAGCGACGGCTCGTCCAGCAACAGCAGCTGCGGCTTGCTCAGCAGCGCCCGGGCAATGGCCAGCATCTGCTGCTCGCCGCCCGACAGCGTTCCCGCCAGCTGCTTGCGCCGGGCCTTGAGCACCGGAAACAGCCCGAAGCTCTTCTCCTGGTCCGCCGCGATGCCGGCCGTGTCCCGGCGCAGGTACGCGCCCAGGTCCAGATTCTCCTGCACCGTGAGGTTCGGGAAGATGCCGCGCCCTTCCGGTGCGTGCGCCATGCCCCGGGGCACCAGCAGGTGCGCCTTCATCCCCGTGGTGTCCTGGCCCACGAAGTGGATGCGCCCCGCGCTCGGCTTGAGCATGCCGCTCACCGCGCGCAACGTGCTCGTCTTGCCCGCGCCGTTGGCCCCGATGAGCGCCACCACCTCGCCCTTGCCCACCGTCAACGACACGCCCCGGAGCGCCTGAATGGCCCCGTAGTGGACCTTGATTCCCTCCACCGTCAGCAGGGGCGGGCGGCTCTCGCGCGTGCCCAGCGTCTTCACCGCCTCGCTCACGCCGACCCTCCGTGCGTCTCCAGGTAGTTGTCCCCCAGGTACGCCTCGATGACCCTCCGGTCGCTGCGCACCTGCTCGGGCGCCCCGCGCGCGATCGTCTCCCCGTGGTCCAGCACGGTGATCTTCTCGCAGATGCCCATCACCAGCTTCATGTCGTGCTCGATGACCAGGATGCCCAGCGAGAACTCATCCCGGAGCTTGCGGATGAGCACCATCAGGTCCGCCTTCTCGCGGGTGTTCATGCCCGCGGCGGGCTCATCCAGCAGCAGCACCTTGGGCCGCGTGCCCAGCGCGCGGGCGATCTCCAGCCGCCGCTGCTCACCGTAGGGCAGGTTGCGCGCCTCCTCGTTCCGGCGGTGCGACAGCCCCATCACCTCCAGCAGGTGCTCGGCCTGCCGGGTCAGGTCCTGCTCCTCGGCCAGGAAGCCCGGGGTGAGCAGCATCGCCCGCCACCAGTCGCGGTAGTTGCGCAGGGCCGAGCGCATCTTCGTCCCCAGCCCCACGCCCTCCGGGTTCAGCGCCCCCTGCGCCCGGCACGCCACCTTCACGTTGTCCAGCGCGGTCAGCGACCGGAACAGGCGGATGTTCTGGAAGGTGCGCGCCAGCCCCATGTGGTTGATCTGGTGCGGCAGCCACCCGTTCACCGTCTGCCCCGCCACGCGCACCACGCCCTGCGTGGGCCGGTACACGCCCGTCAGCACGTTGAAGGCGGTCGTCTTCCCCGCCCCGTTGGGACCGATGAGCCCCTGCAGGTCCCCCTTGCGGATGGACAGCCGGAAATCCGTCAGGGCCCGCAGGCCCCCGAACTGGATGCTCACCCCGTCGGTCTCGAGCAGCGCCGGGCCGGCCTGCTCCGGTGCCGTCTGCAGCGCGGCGCTCACGCGAGCCCCTTTCTCCGCCGGGGCAGCCACCGCGGCAGCACCTCCCACAGCTCCTTCGTCCCGAACAGCCCCTGGGGGCGCAGCAGCATCAGCGCCACCAGCAGCAGGCCGTACAGCGGCATGCGGATCTGATCCACGCGCGAGGACAGCGAGCTGCCCTCGTCCGTGAACATCGGCAGCACGGAGCGCATCCCCTCGGGCAGCAGCGTGAGGAACACCGCCGCCACGATGGCGCCCGTGGTGGAGCCCAGCCCACCCAGCACCACCATGACGACGATTTCCATCGACTGCACGAAGGTGAAGGAGTTCGGGTTGATGACCTGCACGAAGTGGGCGAACAGTCCGCCGGCCACCCCCGCGAAGAACGAGGAGATGACGAAGGCGCGGACCTTGTAGCCCGTGGTGTTCACGCCCATGGCCTCGGCGGCCACCTCGTCCTCGCGGATGGCCCACAGGCTGCGGCCATGGCTGGAGCCGGCGATGCGCCGCGCCACCAGCACCGTGAGGAACACCCAGAAGCCGATCATCATCACGCTGGTGGCGGGCGGAATGCCCGACAGGCCCAGCGCTCGGCCGAACAGCGGGGTGTTCTGCACGAAGACGCGGATGATTTCCCCGAAGCCCAGCGTGACGATGGCCAGGTAGTCCCCGCGCAGGCGCAGCGAGGGCAGCCCCACCAGGAAGCCACACAGCGCCGCCGCCATGCCGCCCACCAGCAGGGCTGCGATGAAGAAGAGCTGGTCGCTCACCGCCACGGGCAGGAACGAGATCGCCACCTCCTTCAGGTTCAGCGACAGCACCGAGGAGACGTACGCCCCCACCGCCATGAAGCCCGCGTGGCCGATGGAGAACTGCCCCGTCATGCCGTTGACGATGTTGAGGCTCACCGCCAGCACGATGTTGACGCCCACGCGGTAGGTGAGCTGCTGCGCGAACGGCGAGCCGCTCAGCAGCCACTCCAGCGCCAGCAGCACCGGCACCGCCACCAGCACCGGGAGGATTCCCCGGAGCGCCACGGGCACGCCCGGAACCGTCCCCGGAACAGACGAGCTTTCCATGTGCGCTACACCTTCTCCGCCGCGACCCGGCCAAAGAGGCCCCCGGGACGCACGAGCAACACGAGGATGAGGATGCCGAAGGCCACCGCGTCCCGCCACGTGCTGGCGACGTAGCCGACCACGAACTCCTCCACCAGGCCCAGCATCAGCGCACCCACCACCGCGCCCGGCACGTGGCCAATGCCCCCAATCACCGCCGCCACGAAGGCCTTGAGCCCCACGAACAGCCCCATCAGCGGGTTCACCGAGGTGTCCTTGATGGCGTACAGGAGGCCCGCGCCCGCGGCCAGCCCGCTGCCAATCATGAACGTCACCGCGATGACGCGGTCCGTGGGGATGCCCATCAGCGCCGCCACGCGGTGGTCATACGACACCGCGCGCATGGCCCGCCCGAAGCGCGTCTTGAAGACCAGGAACTGCAGGCCCACCATCAGCCCCACCGCGATGAGCAGGGACATGACCTGCCAGTTCCACACCACCACGTCCCGGTCCCCGATAATGAGCCACTCGTTGGGCTGGATGATTTCCGGAAACGCCCGGGGCGCCGCGCCCGGCAGGAAGCCAATGTCCAGTTGGAAGCCGTACGAGAGCGCGAACGAGATGCCGATGGCGGTGATGAGCGACGTGAGCCGGGGCTTCTCGCGCAGCGGCCGGTAGGCGAAGCGCTCGATGAGAAAGCCCATCAGCGCACAGCCCGCCATGGCCACCAGGAAGATGAGCACCACACCCAGGAACGACTTCTGCGCCTGACGGCCCAGCGCGAACGCCGTGCCGTAGCCCATGTAGACGCCCACCATCATCACATCGCCGTGGGCGAAGTTGATGAGCTTCAGGACGCCGTACACCATCGTGTAGCCGAGCGCGACGAGCGCGTAGATGGTACCGGCGGCCAAGCCGTTGATGAGGTGCTGAAGGAGCTGCGCCATTAGGGATTGACGGTGGTCACGAACTCCGCCTTGCCGTCCCCCACCTTGAGCACGACCGCGGACTTCACCGCGTTGCGCTTGTCGTCCAAGGTGATGGTGCCCGCCACGCCCGGGAAGTCCTTCGTCGCGGCGATGGCATCGCGCACCGCCGGGCCCGAGGTGTCCGGGGCCCGCTTGAGCGCGTCGAGGGCCACGTTGGCCGCGTCATACCCCAGCGCCGCCAGCGCGTCCGGCACCCCGCCGTAGGCCGCCTTGTACTCCGCCACGAACTTCTGCACGCGCGGATCCTTGTTGTCCGGCGAGTAGTGGTTGGAGAAGTAGCTGCCCTGGATGGCGGTGCCGCCCAGCTCGAAGAGCTTCTCGGAGTCCCAGCCGTCGCCGCCCAGCATCGGCGCCTTGATGCCCAGCTCGCGCGCCTGGCGGGCGATGATGCCCACCTCGCTGTAGTACCCCGGCACGTAGATGGCGTCCGGCTGCGTCTTCTTGATGGCGGTCAGCTGCGCGCGGTAGTCCGTGTCCCCTTGGCTGAAGCTCTCCGTGGTGGTGATTTTGCCACCCATCTCGGTGAACTTGCGCGTGAACACTTCCGTGAGGCCGATGGAGTAGGCGCTCTTGTTGTCCTGCAGCACCGCCACCTTGGCGGCCTTCAGGGTCTCCCGGGCGAACTTCGCCATCACGAAGCCCTGGAACGGGTCGATGAAGCAAACCCGGAAGATGTAGTCGCCCTTCTCGGTCACCGCCGGGTTGGTGGAGGCGGGGCTGATCATCGGCACCCCGGCCGGCTGGACCTTCTCCGCCATGGCCAGCGAGTTCGACGACGCCACGTCGCCCAGGATGACCACCACCTTGTCCTGGGTGATGAGGCGGGTGACGGCCTGGGCGGCCTCCTCGGGCTTGCCCTGGTCGTCGTACACCTTCACCGCCACCTTCTGGCCCTTCACCCCTCCGGCGGCGTTCGCCTCGCGAATGGCCATTTCAATGCCATTGCGCGTGGAGATGCCGAAGGTGGCCTGCCCGCCCGTCAGGGCGGTGGCAACGCCCAGCAGCAGCGTGCCCGAGTTGGCCGGGGGGGTGGGGGTGCCCGGAGCATCCCCTCCTTGCCCCTGCCCCTGCGCGGTGGCCGGAGGCGTTTCGGTTGGCGAAGGCTGGGACTTCTTCTCACAGCCGGTTCCCATCAAGGTGAAACCAGCGAGCAGCAGCGGGGCGAGACGTCGCATGCGGATCTCCCATCGGCGTCAGAAGCTCCGCTCTTCTAGGAGAGCCTGCCAAGGGGGTCAAGCATGCAACCATGCCCCTGCCACTCTTTTCTCCTCTCCTGGACACGCCAGGCCCTCACAGCGAGGAGGCCGCCGCCTCCCATCCGATGAACTCGTAGCGTTCGCGGCCGTTGGGCCCCCGGCGGACCACCGGGCTCCGGGCAGGCTCCACGGGCTCCGCCACCGCCAGGGTTTCCTCGTGCCGGGGCGGTTCGGTGGCGAGCGGTGGTGACGCTTCGCCGGAGGGCGGAAGGGGCTGGCGCCGGGCCAGCTTCCGGCCCACCAGTGCCCCCAACAGGCCCGCCGTGCTCCCCAGCAGCACCCGCCCCCAGCTGCCTTGAGCTCCGCTCCCTTGCCTGCTCCTCATGGGCTCTCCTCCTGGGGATGTCCCAGACTCCGCGCAGCGAAGGATTGGGCCGCTCCCCCCTCCCTGGAAGCCCAGCCCCCCTTTGCGCCTCGCGCCCCCTGCCGGGCAGGCAGCGGAGCACACGTTGGTCTGCGCCTGGGTGGCGCGCCTCCAGGCGGGCTGACGTGTCTTTCCTCGCGGGGTGTCAAGGGCCCCGCGTACTCCCACCTTGATTTTCGAGGAAGGCCGCCGTGGCAACGGAATTGCCTGGGGGCCTGCTCGACTCACCCGGCCGCAAGGAAACCGCCCCCGGCGTGTGCTCCGCGGCAGGCCACTCGAAGGAGGCAAGCCATGTATCAGCGCAACGACGTGCGGGAGGGCATGACCGTCCGAAGCATGGACGGCGAAAAGCTCGGCAAGGTCTTCGCCGTGAACGAGGACGAGTTCCTCATCGAGAAAGGTCTTTTCTTCCCCAAGGATTACGTGTGCCGCTATTCGGAGATCAGCCGCCTGGAGGATGGGGACATCATCCTCATGCACGGCAAGGACGGGCTGCACCGCTTCTCGTTCGACGGCACGCGGGATGAGGACGTGCTGGCGGGCACGGGGGGCGGCGCGGGCGTAGGCCCCGGCGCCCTGGGGCTGGGCAGCACCCGAGGGCCCAGCACGCAGGAGGAGGTCGCCATCCCCATCCACGGTGAGCGGCTGGACGTGGTGAAGCACTCCACGCAGGCCGGCGAGGTTCGCGTCCACAAGGACGTCGTCGTGGAGGAGCAGCACGTCACCGTGCCCTTGCGCCGCGAGCGCGTGACGGTGGAGCGCCGCGCCGTGAAGGACCGGCCCGCGGTGAATGCCTCCTTCCAGGAGGAGACCGTGGTGGTGCCCCTGCGCGCCGAGGAGGTGGAGGTCCGCAAGCGCCCCGTGCTGGAGGAAGAGGTCGTCATCCGCAGACAGGCCGTGGAGGAGGAGCGGGACATCGATGAGACGGTGCGCCGCGAGCGGGTGGACATCGATGGCGCGGAGGACTCGCGCACGCTCGGCCTGAACAGCGACGATCCGCTCCCGCGCCGCTAGCGCGAGGGCTTCGCCGACGCGAGCGCCCGCGTCTCCGCCTGCGGGGACCGGCCAGAGGAGGGCCGGTCCAGCCGGCTCAGGTCGCGCAGCCGGTCCGGAAAGCGGAGGGAGACGAACCGGGACAGCTCCTCCTCCCGCACCGGCGGCATCGCCGCGGCCAGCCGGTCTGCCATCTCCTGGGCCGTGCGGAAGCGCCGGTCCGGACGCTTGGCCAGCGCCATCGCCATCACCTCCCAGAGCGGCAGGGGAATCTGCTCCGGCCACGCCAGCGCCTCATCGCAGATGGCGTACAGGCTCGTCAGCTCATCCCCCCGGTCGAAGGCGCACTGGCCCGTGAGGGCCTCGTAGAGAATGAGCCCCATGGCGAACAAGTCACTGCGCCCATCCAGCCGCTCGCCGCGCGCCTGCTCCGGGGACATGTAGAGCGGCTTGCCCTTGATGATGCCCGGCAGCGTCACCGTGCGCTGGGCGCGCGCCTTGGCCACGCCAAAGTCGAGCACCTTCACCCGCCCATCGAAGCCCACCATGAGGTTCTGCGGTGACAAATCCCGGTGCACCAGGTGCATCGGCGCCCCGTCCTCGCCCTGGAGCAGGTGGGCCGCGTGCAGCCCTCGCAGCCCCTGGATGACCACCGCCACCGCCACCGCCGGGGGCAAGGGCTCCTTCGAGGCCCGGAGCAGCCGGTGCAGGTCCACCCCGCGCACCAGCTCCATCGCGATGTAGTACGCGCCCTGCGCCTCGCCGATGTCGTAGACGGTGACGAGGTTGGGGTGGGCGAGCTGCAACCCGATGCGGGCCTCGTCCAGGAACTGCTGCACCATGGCGGGGTCCGCGGCCAGGTGGGGCAGGATGCGCTTGAGCGCCACCAGGCGCCCGAGCCCCTCGGGCCCCCGCGCGCGCGCCACCAGCACCTGCGCCATGCCGCCCGTGCCCAGCGGCGTCACCACCTCGTAGCGGCCAATGCGCCCGTGCGGCACCGGCGTGGCGTTCTCATCCACCTCCAGGGCGTCCAGCCGCTCCAGCACCCCCTGGCCGTCCATGAGGGCCAGGAAGCCCAGCATCGCCGAGTCGAGCTGCTCGCCGATGGCCTCCACCAGCGCCATCACCATCGGTCCGCCGTCCTCGAAGCGCCCCTCCACCACGAGCCCCAGCGCGCCCAGGTTGAGCTTGCCGAGCGTGAGCTGGGTGCAGAAAAGCATGCGCCCGTCCGGCAGCCGCAGCGTGCCGGTGTGCGAAGCCACCGCGAACACGTCCGCGCCCAGCGCGCCCAGCACCCGCGTGAGCACCGGGCCCCGCGTGCCACGCACCAGCACGAAGCCCGCATCCGCGTGCACCATCCGCGCGCACTGGGTGAGGAACACGTCCAGGGCGGTGTCGAGGTCCAACCCCCGCTCGAAGCAGTCCTCGAGGATGTCGTCCGCCATGCGGTGGACGGACGTCAGCCCGCGCAGGAAGGTGACCTCGGCTTCGAGCGATGAGAAACGCACGGCCTTCATGCACCACCCGCGGTCCTCCCCCCGGGCCAGGCCCGGGGGAGGAGACAGGGACTTCAGCCGGACTTCGCCTCACCCGAGTAGATGGCGTCCGCGATGCGGTAGGCGCTGCCCTCCAGCCGCTGGAAGGACTCCTTCAGGAGCGTGGAGTCCTCGGTGGCCAGCACCGACTTGAGGTGCTCCAGGTCCGCCTTGATTTCGTCGCGGTCCTTCTCGGCCAGCAAGTTGCCGTACTCCTCCAGGCTCTTCTCCGTGGTGTAGATGAGCCCGTCGGCGTTGTTGCGCAGCTCCGCCAGCTCCTTCTTCTTCTTGTCGTCGGACAGGTGCGCCTGGGCCTCGGAGATCATCGCCTGGATCTCCGCCTCGGACAGGCCGGAGTTGCTCACCACGCGCACCTGCTGCACCTTGCCGGTGCCCAGGTCCTTGGCGCCCACGTGCACGATGCCGTTCGCGTCGATGTCGAAGGCGACCTCGATCTGCGGCACCCCGCGCGGGGCCGGCGGAATGCCCACCAGCTCGAAGCGCGCCAGCGTCTTGTTGTTGACCGCCATCTCGCGCTCGCCCTGGAGCACGTGCACGCTCACCAGCGGCTGGTTGTCCACCGCCGTGGAGAACACCTGGCTCTTCTTGCAGGGGATGGTGGTGTTCTTCTCGATGATCTTCGTGAAGACACCACCGGCCGTCTCGACGCCCAGGCTCAGCGGCGTGACGTCCAGGAGGAGCACGTCCTTCACCTCGCCCTTGAGCACGCCGCCCTGGATGGCGGCGCCCACGGCGACCACCTCGTCCGGGTTGATGCCCTTGTGCGGCTCCTTGCCGAAGAACTCCTTCACGCGCTGCTGCACCTTCGGCATGCGCGTCATGCCGCCCACCAGCAGCACCTGGTTGATCTGCTGCGCGGTGACGCCGGCGTCCTTCAGGGCGACTTTGCAGGGCTCGATGGATCGCTCGATGAGGTCCGCGACGAGCCCCTCGAAGGCCCCGCGCTCCACCGTCTCGGTGAGGTGCTTGGGCCCGGTGGCGTCCGCGGTGATGAACGGCAGGTTCACCTCGGTCTCCGCCGCGCTGGACAGCTCGTGCTTGGCGCGCTCGGCGGCCTCCTTCAGCCGCTGCAGCGCCATGCGGTCCTTGCGCAGGTCGATGCCGTTGTTCTGCTCGGCGAAGCGCTTGGCCAGGAAGTCCACCAGCCGCTGGTCGAAGTCCTCACCGCCCAGGAACGTGTCGCCGTTGGTGCTCTTCACCTCGAAGACGCCGGCGTTGAGCTCCAGGATGGAGATATCGAACGTGCCGCCGCCCAGGTCGTACACGGCGATGCGCTCGGTCTTGCTCTCCTTGACCTTGTCCAGGCCGTAGGCGAGCGCCGCGGCGGTGGGCTCGTTGATGATGCGCAGGACGTTGAGGCCCGCGATGCGGCCGGCGTCCTTGGTGGCCTGGCGCTGGCCGTCGTTGAAGTAGGCGGGAACGGTGACGACCGCCTCGGTGACGGGCTCGCCGAGGTAGTCCTCCGCCGTCTGCTTCATCTTCATCAGCACGATGGCGGAGATCTCCGGCGGGCTGAAGCCCTTGCCGCGGATCTCCACCCAGGCGTCCCCGTTGGGGCTGGGGACGACCTTGAAGGAGCTGATGCCGATGGCCTTCTTGGCCTCGGGCGAGTCGAGCTTGCGGCCGATGAGCC harbors:
- a CDS encoding ABC transporter ATP-binding protein; its protein translation is MSEAVKTLGTRESRPPLLTVEGIKVHYGAIQALRGVSLTVGKGEVVALIGANGAGKTSTLRAVSGMLKPSAGRIHFVGQDTTGMKAHLLVPRGMAHAPEGRGIFPNLTVQENLDLGAYLRRDTAGIAADQEKSFGLFPVLKARRKQLAGTLSGGEQQMLAIARALLSKPQLLLLDEPSLGLAPQVTETIFRTLREVNTTGMSILLVEQNAHLALNMAHYGYVLETGEVVMAGPGKALLESPEVRKAYLGE
- a CDS encoding ABC transporter ATP-binding protein, which produces MSAALQTAPEQAGPALLETDGVSIQFGGLRALTDFRLSIRKGDLQGLIGPNGAGKTTAFNVLTGVYRPTQGVVRVAGQTVNGWLPHQINHMGLARTFQNIRLFRSLTALDNVKVACRAQGALNPEGVGLGTKMRSALRNYRDWWRAMLLTPGFLAEEQDLTRQAEHLLEVMGLSHRRNEEARNLPYGEQRRLEIARALGTRPKVLLLDEPAAGMNTREKADLMVLIRKLRDEFSLGILVIEHDMKLVMGICEKITVLDHGETIARGAPEQVRSDRRVIEAYLGDNYLETHGGSA
- a CDS encoding branched-chain amino acid ABC transporter permease yields the protein MESSSVPGTVPGVPVALRGILPVLVAVPVLLALEWLLSGSPFAQQLTYRVGVNIVLAVSLNIVNGMTGQFSIGHAGFMAVGAYVSSVLSLNLKEVAISFLPVAVSDQLFFIAALLVGGMAAALCGFLVGLPSLRLRGDYLAIVTLGFGEIIRVFVQNTPLFGRALGLSGIPPATSVMMIGFWVFLTVLVARRIAGSSHGRSLWAIREDEVAAEAMGVNTTGYKVRAFVISSFFAGVAGGLFAHFVQVINPNSFTFVQSMEIVVMVVLGGLGSTTGAIVAAVFLTLLPEGMRSVLPMFTDEGSSLSSRVDQIRMPLYGLLLVALMLLRPQGLFGTKELWEVLPRWLPRRRKGLA
- a CDS encoding branched-chain amino acid ABC transporter permease — its product is MAQLLQHLINGLAAGTIYALVALGYTMVYGVLKLINFAHGDVMMVGVYMGYGTAFALGRQAQKSFLGVVLIFLVAMAGCALMGFLIERFAYRPLREKPRLTSLITAIGISFALSYGFQLDIGFLPGAAPRAFPEIIQPNEWLIIGDRDVVVWNWQVMSLLIAVGLMVGLQFLVFKTRFGRAMRAVSYDHRVAALMGIPTDRVIAVTFMIGSGLAAGAGLLYAIKDTSVNPLMGLFVGLKAFVAAVIGGIGHVPGAVVGALMLGLVEEFVVGYVASTWRDAVAFGILILVLLVRPGGLFGRVAAEKV
- a CDS encoding ABC transporter substrate-binding protein yields the protein MRRLAPLLLAGFTLMGTGCEKKSQPSPTETPPATAQGQGQGGDAPGTPTPPANSGTLLLGVATALTGGQATFGISTRNGIEMAIREANAAGGVKGQKVAVKVYDDQGKPEEAAQAVTRLITQDKVVVILGDVASSNSLAMAEKVQPAGVPMISPASTNPAVTEKGDYIFRVCFIDPFQGFVMAKFARETLKAAKVAVLQDNKSAYSIGLTEVFTRKFTEMGGKITTTESFSQGDTDYRAQLTAIKKTQPDAIYVPGYYSEVGIIARQARELGIKAPMLGGDGWDSEKLFELGGTAIQGSYFSNHYSPDNKDPRVQKFVAEYKAAYGGVPDALAALGYDAANVALDALKRAPDTSGPAVRDAIAATKDFPGVAGTITLDDKRNAVKSAVVLKVGDGKAEFVTTVNP
- a CDS encoding YsnF/AvaK domain-containing protein, encoding MYQRNDVREGMTVRSMDGEKLGKVFAVNEDEFLIEKGLFFPKDYVCRYSEISRLEDGDIILMHGKDGLHRFSFDGTRDEDVLAGTGGGAGVGPGALGLGSTRGPSTQEEVAIPIHGERLDVVKHSTQAGEVRVHKDVVVEEQHVTVPLRRERVTVERRAVKDRPAVNASFQEETVVVPLRAEEVEVRKRPVLEEEVVIRRQAVEEERDIDETVRRERVDIDGAEDSRTLGLNSDDPLPRR
- a CDS encoding serine/threonine-protein kinase — protein: MKAVRFSSLEAEVTFLRGLTSVHRMADDILEDCFERGLDLDTALDVFLTQCARMVHADAGFVLVRGTRGPVLTRVLGALGADVFAVASHTGTLRLPDGRMLFCTQLTLGKLNLGALGLVVEGRFEDGGPMVMALVEAIGEQLDSAMLGFLALMDGQGVLERLDALEVDENATPVPHGRIGRYEVVTPLGTGGMAQVLVARARGPEGLGRLVALKRILPHLAADPAMVQQFLDEARIGLQLAHPNLVTVYDIGEAQGAYYIAMELVRGVDLHRLLRASKEPLPPAVAVAVVIQGLRGLHAAHLLQGEDGAPMHLVHRDLSPQNLMVGFDGRVKVLDFGVAKARAQRTVTLPGIIKGKPLYMSPEQARGERLDGRSDLFAMGLILYEALTGQCAFDRGDELTSLYAICDEALAWPEQIPLPLWEVMAMALAKRPDRRFRTAQEMADRLAAAMPPVREEELSRFVSLRFPDRLRDLSRLDRPSSGRSPQAETRALASAKPSR
- the dnaK gene encoding molecular chaperone DnaK gives rise to the protein MGKVIGIDLGTTNSCVAVMEGGEPVVIPNSEGSRTTPSMVGFTDSGERLVGQIAKRQAITNPENTVYAVKRLIGRKLDSPEAKKAIGISSFKVVPSPNGDAWVEIRGKGFSPPEISAIVLMKMKQTAEDYLGEPVTEAVVTVPAYFNDGQRQATKDAGRIAGLNVLRIINEPTAAALAYGLDKVKESKTERIAVYDLGGGTFDISILELNAGVFEVKSTNGDTFLGGEDFDQRLVDFLAKRFAEQNNGIDLRKDRMALQRLKEAAERAKHELSSAAETEVNLPFITADATGPKHLTETVERGAFEGLVADLIERSIEPCKVALKDAGVTAQQINQVLLVGGMTRMPKVQQRVKEFFGKEPHKGINPDEVVAVGAAIQGGVLKGEVKDVLLLDVTPLSLGVETAGGVFTKIIEKNTTIPCKKSQVFSTAVDNQPLVSVHVLQGEREMAVNNKTLARFELVGIPPAPRGVPQIEVAFDIDANGIVHVGAKDLGTGKVQQVRVVSNSGLSEAEIQAMISEAQAHLSDDKKKKELAELRNNADGLIYTTEKSLEEYGNLLAEKDRDEIKADLEHLKSVLATEDSTLLKESFQRLEGSAYRIADAIYSGEAKSG